One Urechidicola croceus genomic window, TGCTGTAATTGGTAAAAACCATTACATAGGTGCATTTGTTTATATTGGTGATAATGTAACATTAGGAGATAATGTAAAGGTGTACCCAAATTCATATATAGGTGATAACGTAACAGTTGGTGATAATACAATTATATTTTCTGGAGTTCGTATTTATTCAGATTGTCATATAGGAAAAAATTGCATGATTAATTCAGGTTGTGTAATTGGTGCAGATGGATTTGGATTCGTTCCAAATGAGGATGGAGAATATAGTAAAATACCACAAATTGGAAATGTTATAATAGAAGATAATGTAGACATAGGAGCAACAACAACAATTGATAGAGCCACTTTAGGGTCAACGATTATAAGAAAAGGTGTGAAACTTGACAATCAAATTCAAGTTGCTCATAATGTTGAAATTGGAAAAAATACCGTAATTGCCTCACAAACAGGGATTGCTGGCTCAACTAAAATTGGAGAAGGCTGTCAAATTGGTGGTCAAGTTGGAATAGTTGGTCATGTTGTAATAGGCAATAATGTAAAAATACAAGCACAATCTGGAATTGGTAAAAACCTGAATGATAATGAGGTAGTTCAAGGGTCACCTGCATTTGGATACTCTGATTTTAATAAATCATATGTTCATTTTAAGAATTTTCCAAAACTAGTTAATTCGTTATATCAATTAGAAAAAGACATTAAAGAATTAAAAGAAAAATAATGAGTCAAAATCAAAGAACAATACAAAAGGAAGTATCACTCTCAGGAGTTGGTTTACATACTGGAAATAAAGTTAAAATGACTTTTAAACCAGCGCCAGTAAATCATGGATATGCATTTGTAAGAATAGATTTAGAAGGACAGCCAGTAATAGAGGCTTATGCCGATTATGTTGTAAACACACAGCGAGGAACAAACCTTGAAAAAAATGGAGTGAAAATTCATACATCAGAGCATGTTTTGGCAGCAGCTTACGCTTTAGAAATTGACAATTTAATCATTGAAATAGATGCTCCAGAACCACCAATTATGGATGGCTCATCAATTCACTTCATAGAAGCACTTGAAGAAGCTGGAATTGAAGTGCAAGATGTTCCTCGAGAAGAGTATATAGTAAAAGAAATAATTTCATATAAAGATCCAGAGTCTGGAAGTGAAATTATGTTAATGCCATCAGATGAGTATCAAGTTACGACAATGGTAGATTTTGGAACCAAAATTTTGGGAACTCAAAATGCATCTTTAAACACTCTATCTGATTTTAAAACTGAAATTGCTGCAGCAAGAACATTTAGTTTTTTACACGAAATAGAAATGCTTATTGATAATGACCTTATAAAAGGAGGTGATTTAAATAATGCAATTGTTTATGTAGATAAAGAAATTTCAAACGAAACAACAGAAAAGTTAAAAAGAGTCTTTAATAAACAAAGTATATCAGTAAAACCAAATGGAATTTTAGACAATTTAACATTACATTGGGCAAACGAAGCAGCACGACATAAATTATTGGATGTAGTTGGTGATTTGGCATTAGTTGGTACACGTATTCGTGGTAAAATTATTGCTAATAAACCTGGACACCTTGTAAATACTGTTTTTGCTAAGAAATTGGCGAAAATTATTAAAGCCGAAAAAAGAAATAACGTCCCTCATTTTGATTTGAATGAACCTCCTTTAATGGATATTCATAAAATCATGAGTATATTACCACATAGACCTCCGTTTTTGTTTATTGATAGAATTTTAGAACTATCTGATAAACATGTGGTTGGTATGAAAAATGTAACTATGAATGAATCATTTTTTGTTGGACATTTTCCAGGAGCACCAGTTATGCCAGGAGTTTTACAAGTAGAAGCGATGGCACAATGTGGTGGGATATTGGTTCTAAGTACTGTTCCAGACCCTGAAAATTATTTAACATATTTCATGAAAATTGATAATGTGAAGTTTAAGCAAAAAGTATTGCCTGGTGACACATTAATTTTCAAGAGTGAATTAATAACCCCAATTAGAAGAGGTATTTGTCATATGCAAGCGTATGCATACGCAAACAATAAATTGGTAACAGAAGCTCAATTAATGGCTCAAATAGTAAAGAAATAGAGATATGAATCAACCTTTGGCATATATTCATCCTGGAGCAAAAATTGCACGAAATGTTGTCGTTGAACCATTTACAACAATTCATAATAATGTAAAAATTGGTTCTGGTACATGGATTGGATCTAATGTTACCATTATGGAAGGAGCAAGAATTGGAAAAAATTGTCGCATATTTCCTGGCGCAGTAATATCAGCAATACCCCAAGATTTAAAATTTGATGGTGAAGATTCTTTGACAATTATAGGAGATGATGTTACCATTAGAGAATGTGTAACTATTAATAGAGGTACAAGCGCATCAGGTCAAACTCTAATTGGAAACAATTGTCTATTAATGGCAACTGCACATATTGCACATGATTGTGTTGTTGGTGATAATGCTATTATAGTTAACGGTGTTGCACTTGGTGGTCACGTAATTATTGGTAAACATGCAATTATTGGAGGTTTAAGTGCAATCCATCAATTTATTCATATTGGTGAACATGCAATGGTATCAGGAGGTTCACTTGTTAGAAAAGATGTACCACCTTATACAAAAGCAGCAAAAGAGCCATTATCATATGTTGGAATCAATTCAATTGGATTAAGAAGAAGAGGATTTTCAACAGATAAAGTAAGAGAAATTCAAGATATATACAGAATTTTATATCAAAAAAACTTTAATACATCACAAGCTCTTGGTATCATTGAAGCTGAAATGGAAGCAACAGATGAAAGAGACGAAATATTACTATTTATTAGAAATTCACAGCGAGGTATAATGAAAGGTTATACTGGAAATTAAAAATTAAAATAAAGAAATGGCAACAACATCAGATATTAGAAACGGATTGTGTATAAAATACAACAATGACATATATAAAATAGTAGAATTCTTGCACGTAAAACCTGGTAAAGGGCCAGCATTTGTACGTACAAAATTGAAAAGTGTAACTTCTGGAAAAGTAATTGATAATACATTTCCTGCTGGTAGAAAAATTGATGATGTGCGTGTAGAAACACATAAATTCCAATATTTATATAGTGAAGGAGAAACCTACCACTTTATGAATGAACAAGATTATTCACAAATTCAACTTCAAAAAAGCGCCTTAGATGTACCTGAATTAATGAAAGAAGGAGAAGTTGTAACAATTATAATCAATTCAGAAGATAGTATGCCTCTTTCAGTTGAGATGCCTGCAAGTGTAATTTTGGAAGTAACACATACAGAGCCAGGAGTAAAAGGAAATACAGCAACAAATGCAACGAAACCAGCCACTGTTGAAACTGGAGCTAGTGTAAATGTTCCTTTATTTATTAATGAAGGAGATAAGATTAAGGTTGAAACAACAAAAGGTACATACCAAGAACGTATTAAAGAATAAATTAATTTTCCAATTGGAAATAAGAAATAGAAGGTGTAGATAATGAAATTTCCACAAAAACAAACATTAAAACAAATTGCAAAAATCATCAATTCCGATTATGTCGGAATTGATGATTTTCCTATTTTAGGAATGAATGAAATACATGTTGTTGAAGCGGGAGATATTGTGTTTGTTGATCATCCAAAATATTATGATAAAGCTTTGGAGTCAAATGCTACAATTATCTTAATTAATAAAAAAGTAGAGTGTCCAGAAGGTAAAGCCCTTCTTGTTTCAGATGACCCTTTTAGAGATTTTAATAAACTCACAAAACACTTCAACCCTTTTAAACCATCCGATGAAGCTATTTCAAAAAAAGCAATCATAGGAAAAAACACCATTATTCAGCCTAATGTTTTTATTGGTAATGAAGTTACGATTGGTCATGATTGTATTATCCATGCCAATGTTACTATTTATGATGGCTGTATTATTGGAAATAATGTGACTATTCATTCTGGAACAGTTTTAGGAGCGGATGCTTTTTATTACAAAAATAGACCTACAGGATTTGATAAATTAATTTCTGGAGGAAATGTTATATTAAAAGACAAAGTTGACTTAGGATCTAATTGTACTATTGATAGAGGAGTTACAGGAAGCACAACAATAGGAAAAGGCACAAAAATTGACAATATGGTTCATGTAGGACATGATACAATAATTGGAGAAAAATGCTTAATTGCTTCTCAAGTTGGAATTGCAGGTTGTGTAATTATTGAAAACGAGGTAACTTTATGGGGACAAGTAGGAGTTCGAAGTGATATTCGAATTGGCGAAAAAGCAGTTGTTTTAGGTCAAACCGGTGTAACAAAGTCTATTGAAGGCGGAAAGGTTTATTCTGGAAATCCAATTCAAGATGCAAGACAGCGATTAAAAGAAATAGCGTATATGCGCAATCAAATGAATTCAAAAAAATAGAAAGTCTATTTTTAGAGAAAATCAATATAAACCGTTATTTTTGCGTAGCTAAAATGATTCAAACAAATAAATAATATATAAAATGAGTGTTCTCGTAAACAAAGATTCAAAAATTATAGTTCAAGGTTTTACAGGAAGTGAAGGTACTTTTCATGCTTCACAAATGTTAGAATATGGCACCAATGTTGTTGGAGGTGTTACTCCAGGTAAAGGAGGTCAAACACATTTAGATCGCCCTGTTTTTAATACTGTTGTAGAAGCAGTAGAAAAAGTAGGAGCTGATGTTTCTATTATTTTTGTTCCACCTGCTTTTGCTGCTGATGCTATTATGGAAGCTGCTGATGCGGGAATTAAAGTTATCATTTGTATTACTGAAGGAATTCCAGTTGCAGATATGGTAAAAGCTAAAGATTATATTTCTGATAAAGATTGTAGATTAGTTGGGCCAAACTGTCCAGGAGTGATTACACCTGGTGAAGCTAAAGTTGGAATTATGCCAGGATTTATCTTTAAGAAAGGTAAAGTAGGAATTGTTTCAAAATCTGGAACATTAACTTATGAAGCAGCCGATCAAGTTGTTAAGCAAGGATTTGGAATTACTACTGCAATCGGTATTGGTGGTGATCCAATTATTGGAACTACAACTAAAGAAGCTGTTGAATTATTAATGAATGATGATGAAACTGAAGCAATTGTGATGATTGGAGAAATTGGAGGTCAATTAGAAGCAGATGCTGCTCGTTGGATTAAAGAAACTGGAAATAAAAAACCAGTAGTTGGTTTTATTGCTGGTCAAACAGCACCAAAAGGAAGAACAATGGGACATGCTGGAGCAATAGTTGGTGGATCTGATGATACTGCTCAAGCAAAGATGGAAATTTTACGAGAAAATGGTATCTATGTTGTTGAATCTCCAGCAGAAATTGGAAAAAAAGTAGCAGAAGTGTTAAATAAATAATATCTAATATTATATTTTTTGTAAAAAGCCTGTTCTTCATTATATTTGAGAACAGGCTTTTTACATTTAGAACTTTTCGATTAATTAAATTTTGAATGCAAAACGATTATAGTCTTTTCAAAATATACACCAATCAAATTAAAATTATGAAAAAAATCAATTATTTATTGGCATTATTTGTCGGAATTTCTCTAGTTAGTTGTAAAAAACAAACTACAAGTTTTGATACAATTACACATAAAGATGCAAACGGATATAGTTATGAAACTGTAGAGAATGACCCAACAGGATTACGATTATATACACTTGATAATGGGCTTAAAGTCTATTTAAGTAAAAATAACGATGAACCTAAAATTCAAACTTTTATAGCGGTTAGAGCAGGATCAAATTATGATCCAAAAGAGAGTACAGGATTGGCTCATTATTTAGAGCATATGGTTTTTAAGGGTACAGATAAAATTGGTACTTCAAATTGGGAAAAAGAGAAAGAGCAAATTGCTAATATTTCTGATTTGTATGAAGAACATAAAGCAGAACAAGACATTTCTAAAAAAGAAGAAATATATCGTAAGATAGATGAAGCATCACAAAACGCATCGAAATTGGCAATTGCCAATGAATATGATAAAATGGTAAGTTCTCTTGGGGCAACAGGTACAAATGCACATACTTGGTATGAGGAGACAGTTTATAAAAATAAAATTCCTGCTAATGAGTTGAATAAATGGTTAATACTTGAGAAAGAACGGTTTGGAAAACTTGTTTTAAGATTATTTCATACAGAATTAGAAGCCGTTTATGAAGAATTTAATAGAACTCAAGATAGTGATTTTAGAAAAGGTCATTATGCAATGCTCGATGCATTGTTTCCAAAACACCCTTATGGACAGCAAACAACAATTGGTGTTTCAGAGCATTTAAAAAATCCATCTATGGTTGAAATAAATGATTATTTCAACAAATATTATGTTCCTAATAATATGGCTGTTGTTTTGGTAGGTGATTTAGATTTTGATGAAACTATTAAAAAAGTAGATAATACTTTTGGACAATTTGAGTATAAAGAAGTTACACATCCAGTATTACCAGTTGAAGAACCATTGAAAGGTGAAATTACAAGAGAAGTTTTTGGGCCAAGTGCAGAAAGTGTTGCAGTTTCTTTCAGAACTGAGGGCATAGGTTCTGAACAAGAAAAGTTAATTACCCTTTTTGAAATGATATTAATGAATGGTAATGCAGGATTGATTGATTTAAATTTAAATCAAAAACAGTTAGTACAAAACGCTTATTCATATCCACAATTTTTGAATGATTATGGTTATTTGGTGCTAAATGGATCGCCAAAAGCAGGACAGTCATTAGATGAAGTAAAAGATTTGTTGTTAGAACAAATTACTAAATTTAAAAATGGAGAATTTGATGAAGAATTAATTGATGCTGTAATCAATGATTTAAAGTTAAGACAAACAAGACAATATGAAAATACAACTGCTTTAGCAAGTATTTATTATAACGCATTTATTCATCGTGAAAACTGGAATGATAAAGTTGAGTTTTTAGATGAATTAAGAAAATTTTCAAAAGAAGATCTAGTTGCCTTTGCTAATGAGTTTTTTACTGGAGACCATGTTGTTGTTTATAAGCGTCAAGGTGAAGACAAAAATATAGTTAAAGTAAAGAATCCAGGAATAACCCAAGTAGCTTTAAATAGAGATTCTAAATCTGAGTTTTTTAAAGAGTTTAGTGAACTTGAATCAGATGAACTTAAGCCAGTATTTATTGATTATAAAAAAGAAATTCAAACAACAACTTTAGATAACGGAATAGAAGTGTCTCACATTAAAAATAAAAATAATGACTTATTTAATTTGAACATTATTTTTGATATGGGTAAAGATAATGACAAGAAGTTACCTATTGCAGTAGATTATCTTCAATATTTAGGAACAGATAAATACTCTTCAGAAGACTTGATTAAAGAATTTTATAAGTTGGGTGTTAATTATAGTGTCAATGCTGGAAGTGATAAGTCCTATATTACAATATCTGGTTTGCAAGAAAATATGTCTAAAGGTTTAGAATTATTAGAGCATTTAATGGCAAATGCAACGGTAGATCAAGAAGCATATGACAATTATGTTGCAAGTATTTTAAAAAGTAGAGAAGATGGTAAAGGAAATAAAAACAATATTTTACGAAGCGGGTTATTAAGTTATGCTCAATATGGAGAAAATTCTCGATTAAGAGATATATATAATTCAGATGAATTGAAAGCAATTAATCCATCTGAATTGGTTAGTATAATAAAAGACCTTAGTAATTTCAAGCATAGAATATTTTATTATGGAAAAGACGCTAATGAAGCAATTACTGCTTTGAATACTTACCACAAAGTTCCTTCAGAATTAAAAGATTATCCAATTGCTAAAGAATATAAACAATTGGAAACAGGTAAAAATGTTTACTTTGCTGATTTCGATATGGTACAATCAGAAATGTATTTTGTAGCAAAAGGTGAGCAATTTGACCCTAAAAAGTTAGCCATGTCAAATGTTTTCAATTCTTATTTTGGTGGAGGATTATCTTCAATTGTGTTTCAGGAAATGCGTGAATCAAAAGCATTGGCTTACTCAGCATTTGCAGGTTATGGCTCAGCAAGTAAAAAAGATAAAGATGATATCGTTTATGCTTATATTGGAACTCAAGCCAATAAAATTCCACAAGCAGTTCAAGCAATGTTAGACTTAATGAATAATATGCCATTGGCAGAACAACAGTTTGAAGCGGCCAAGGAATCAGCATTAAAGCAAATTGCTGCTCAGCGTATTACGAAATCAAATATTTTCTGGAATTATGAAAGATTAAAACAAAGAGGCATAGAAAATGATAATCGTGAAGCAATGTATAAGGAAATTCAAAATATGACAATGGAAGATTTGAATACATTCTTTAAAAATAATGTTAGCGGTAAAGATTATTCAGTTTCTGTTATTGGTAATAAAAAGGACTTAAACCTTAAAGAACTCGAAAAACTGGGTGAGGTACATGAAATGGATATTGATTATTTATTTAATTATCAAAATACAGAAGTGAAACAATAGCACTAAAATTTATTAAAATTAAAAAAACACATTTATTTACTTAAATGTGTTTTTTTAATTAAACTATATCTGATTACTTTTATATAAATTTGTAGAAACAAAAATCCGATGAAATATTTTTCTTTTCTCTTACTTTCTCTCTTACTGATTTCATGTAACAAGAATGACAATAAATTAGAATTTATTGTATTGCAAATAAATGATGTTTATGAAATAGATGCTCTTGAAGGTGGTAAAACAGGAGGCTTAGCAAGAGTCGAAGAGTTACATCAACAATTGTTGAAGGAAAATCCAAATACATTATTAGTACATGCAGGAGATTTTTTAAATCCATCATTATTAGGTGCATTAAAAGATGAAAATGGAGATAGATATAAGGGAAAACAAATGGTTGAAGTTATGAATGCTATGAATTTTGACTTAGTAGCATTAGGAAACCATGAATTTGATATTGGTTATTCTGATTTACAAAAGCGTTTTAATGAATCAACTTTTCAATGGATTTCCACAAATGCTCAATTAAAGAAAGATAGCACTTCTGTTATCCCATTTTATGTCGAAAAAAATGGAATAAAAACAAACATTCCACGTACAGTAACTTTTGATTTCAATGATAAAGATGGTACTAAAATTAAAGTTGGTTTTATAAGTGCCACAATTAATTCTAACCCTCAAGACTTTGTAGATTATGGCGATTTGTACCAAGATGCTATAAATGCTCATACATCACTTAAAAATACTACTGATGTTGTTTTAGGTTTGACACATGTTTCAATTGCTCAAGATAGATTAATAGCCAATTCATTACCTGAAATTCCAATAATTTTTGGTGGGCATGAACATACAAATATGATGGTGCCAGTAAATAATTCTTTTATTGCTAAAGCAGATGCTAACGCTAAAACTGCCTATGTACACAGAATTACCTTTGACAAAAAATCAAAAAAAACAATTATCAAATCTGAATTAGTAGAAATTAATGAAGAAATTGAGAAAGATATAATAGTAGAAAATATAATCAAGAATTGGAATATTTTACTAGATGAAACTTTAAAAGTAGTATTAGCAGATCCGTATGAAATTATTTATCATTCTAATATTCCTTTAGATGGGCGTGATACTCAAATAAGAAGTGAACAAACAAATCTTGGTAAAATTATTACCGCATCTATGTCGAGAGTATTTAATGATGAAGTAGATTGTGCTATTCTTAATGGTGGATCTATTAGAATTGATGATGAAATTCAAGGTGAAATTACTGGTGTAGATATTTTTAGAGTTTTGCCTTTTGGTGGCGGAATTAACAAAGTAGAAATGACAGGTGAATTATTAGAAAGAACTTTACAATACGGTCGATTAAGAGCAGGAACTGGCGCATATCTTCAACGTCATAATATTACTTATGAAAATAAAGAGTGGAAAATAGGAGGTAAGCCAATTATTAAAAATAAAATTTATAAAGTTGTATTAACAGATTATTTATTGCTAGGATATGATATTCCGTTTTTAAAATCGGATGTAAAAGGTGTAGTTAAAATCTATAAAAATGAACCACAAGATACCGCATCAGATATTCGTAAAGTAGTAATTGAATATCTAAAAAGTATGTATCTTATTGAAGCCTAAAATGCTTAATATAATTTAAGCAATAGCTTGAGGCGCCCAACTTGCACATAGCATTCCTGCTGAGGCTTTATCTGGATGAGCACAATTTGCACTTTCATATCTTGAACAAGATGTACAATCTAACATGTTTTTAAGATTAGGTAACATTGAAAAACTATCACAAGTATGTCTTTCGCTTACTGAAATTTCATGTAGTGTGCATAATCCTCCTGATAAATTTGAACAATTTGTGCAATTATTTGATAATCTAACTGACATAACTTTATTTTTTGAATTATTATCATAGTAAAGTTATTAAAAAACAGTTACTTATATTGTTTTCTGTACTAATAATCGTTAGTTTATTTATAATAAATATTTAATCTAAATAAAATTTGTCGTTTTATATGAATGAATTAAATTTGCATCTGATAGAAAAATTATTTTAAATAAATCTAAATAATAATAAGAGAATCATTTTTTATAAGCTGCTGTATTACTTTTATCTTTAACGGTTTCAACACAAACAGTACTAAGTACTTATGTTCAAGACCCAAATCAACAACAAAATGCTGCTCAACGTATTTTAACAGGTAATATTAATGCAGGAGTAACTGTTGGAGGTTATGGAGAATTAACTTATAATCAACCAAAAGGAAATAATGGAGAAATAGATGTACAGCGTTTAGTATTATTATTTGGTTATAAATTTAATGAGAAAGTACAGTTTGTAACTGAAATTGAATTTGAGCATGTGAAAGAAGTATTGTGGAACAAGCATTTGTTCAATATACTTTAAATAACAATGTAAATTTACGAGAAGGTTTAATGCTTGTACCAATACTAAATAAACAAATCAATTAAACTTCGAAATTGGAGTTTGGTTTTAATGATATAGAATTCAATATTTTAATTGTATGAAAATAAAAGTTTTATTTTTTTTAGTTTGTATTTCATTAGCAACAGTGTTCATGTCTTTTGAACTGCCAAAAAACCTTTTGAAAAAGGTTGATAAAGAAATAAAAACTGTATATACATTAGAAAATTATACATTAGAAAATGTTTTGATTTCTGATGAAATAAATGCAACACTTGCTACAAAAATTGAAGAAAATAATTTATTTAAAATTTTTAAAGACTCAACTTTAGTAGGTTACGCATTTGTTGATAAAGCACCTAGTAAAACAGATGAATTTGATTACTTAGTATTATTTGATACAGAATTCATTATTACTAAATCAAAAGTACTAACTTATCATGAAGATTACGGATCTGAAATAGGTAGTAAAAGGTGGCTAAAACAATTTATAGGGAAAAATAAAGATGTCGAATTGCAATATGGTAAAGATATTATTGCAATTTCTGGAGCTACCATTTCAGCTAGATCAATGACTGTAGCGATAAATAATTTATTAAAATCAATTACGATTTTAAACCAACAGCAAATTATTTAATGCAGATACACGGTACAATACATTCATTTCCAAAAGAGATAAAAACACTTATCTTAGTTTTTTTAGTGATACTTAGTATTGGTTATTTTACAGGTTTAGTATTTGTAAATGATACATCATCAGCAAATCCTGATAGTATACAAGAACATTATTTAGGCAATGAAAATGATGACAATGCTCAAGTGATGAAATTTAAAAAGTCAGAAAGAGAAATGCTGACTTTAGTACACAATCATATACTCTCATTATCACTTATTTTCTTTGTGTTGGCATTAATACTTTCTACAACAAGTATCAATAAAAAAATCAAACACTTTTTAATGTTTGAACCATTAGTTTCAGTGGTTTTAACCTTCGGAGGAATTTATTTAATGTGGATGGGAATTACTTGGTTTAAGTACATTGTAATGATTTCAGGTACTTTAATGACATTATCCTATATATCCGCAGTTATTCTTATTATAACTCAACTTTTTAAAAAGAAATTATCCTAATACAACTCAGTTTTCTACAAATTTTATTAGATATTTAATCAATTATATATTTTTTTAATTAAGATAAGTTTATAGTATTCAGTGTTTTATATTTAAATTTATGTAATTTTATATCAAGTATTAGAAATTATTAACTTTAAATATAAAATCATGAAAAAAACAAACTTAATAAGAATTAGTGTTCTAGTAATTTTATTATTTTTTTCTGTAAATCTATCTGCACAAACTATTGCATATGTAGATTCTGATAATATTATCGCAAGTATGCCAGAATATAAACAAGCAAGGGCAAGTTTAGTATCTTTTGGGAAAACTTTACAAAAAAATTATGAAGCAAGACAAAAAGACTTCACAGACTACTATGCTTTGGTATTGGATAAAGCAAATAAAG contains:
- a CDS encoding bifunctional metallophosphatase/5'-nucleotidase yields the protein MKYFSFLLLSLLLISCNKNDNKLEFIVLQINDVYEIDALEGGKTGGLARVEELHQQLLKENPNTLLVHAGDFLNPSLLGALKDENGDRYKGKQMVEVMNAMNFDLVALGNHEFDIGYSDLQKRFNESTFQWISTNAQLKKDSTSVIPFYVEKNGIKTNIPRTVTFDFNDKDGTKIKVGFISATINSNPQDFVDYGDLYQDAINAHTSLKNTTDVVLGLTHVSIAQDRLIANSLPEIPIIFGGHEHTNMMVPVNNSFIAKADANAKTAYVHRITFDKKSKKTIIKSELVEINEEIEKDIIVENIIKNWNILLDETLKVVLADPYEIIYHSNIPLDGRDTQIRSEQTNLGKIITASMSRVFNDEVDCAILNGGSIRIDDEIQGEITGVDIFRVLPFGGGINKVEMTGELLERTLQYGRLRAGTGAYLQRHNITYENKEWKIGGKPIIKNKIYKVVLTDYLLLGYDIPFLKSDVKGVVKIYKNEPQDTASDIRKVVIEYLKSMYLIEA
- a CDS encoding FMN-binding protein; this translates as MKIKVLFFLVCISLATVFMSFELPKNLLKKVDKEIKTVYTLENYTLENVLISDEINATLATKIEENNLFKIFKDSTLVGYAFVDKAPSKTDEFDYLVLFDTEFIITKSKVLTYHEDYGSEIGSKRWLKQFIGKNKDVELQYGKDIIAISGATISARSMTVAINNLLKSITILNQQQII